From a region of the Constantimarinum furrinae genome:
- a CDS encoding RNA polymerase sigma factor yields MKQSTTTDALLVSAYMNGNESALCDLITRHKQRIYSFIYSKVFDRDIAEDIFQDTFIKVIKTLKKGAYNEEGKFLPWVMRIAHNLVIDHFRKNNRMPKFENNDDFNIFSVLSDGALNIEKQMIKGQVESDVRRLIQELPEDQKQVLIMRIYKDMSFKEISEQTGVSINTALGRMRYALINLRKVIEKHNIILTN; encoded by the coding sequence ATGAAGCAAAGCACAACGACTGATGCGCTCCTCGTTAGCGCGTATATGAATGGCAATGAATCTGCTCTCTGCGACCTTATAACCCGTCATAAGCAAAGAATCTACAGTTTTATTTATTCTAAAGTATTCGATAGGGATATCGCTGAAGATATTTTTCAGGATACTTTTATCAAAGTAATCAAAACCTTAAAGAAAGGCGCATATAACGAAGAAGGTAAATTTCTTCCGTGGGTGATGCGAATTGCGCATAATCTGGTAATTGATCATTTCAGAAAGAATAACAGAATGCCTAAATTTGAGAATAATGATGATTTCAATATCTTTTCTGTATTGAGTGACGGTGCTTTAAATATTGAAAAGCAGATGATTAAAGGGCAGGTGGAAAGCGATGTAAGAAGGCTCATACAGGAGTTACCTGAAGATCAGAAGCAAGTCCTTATAATGCGGATTTACAAGGATATGAGCTTTAAGGAAATTAGCGAACAAACCGGGGTGAGTATTAATACTGCATTGGGTAGAATGCGTTATGCACTTATTAATTTACGCAAGGTAATTGAGAAGCATAATATTATTTTAACAAATTGA
- a CDS encoding endonuclease III domain-containing protein yields the protein MTKQEKVNFVIDTLKELYPQVPIPLDHKDPYTLLIAVLLSAQSTDVRVNQITPLLFEVADNPYDMVKLSVDEIRAIIKPVGLSPMKSKGIHGLSRILIEKHDGKVPQSFEALEELPAVGHKTASVVMSQAFNIPAFPVDTHIHRLMYRWGFSNGKNVVQTEKDAKRLFPKDLWNELHLQIIWYGRQYSPARGWNLDKDIITKTIGRKSVLSEYKKKK from the coding sequence ATGACCAAGCAGGAAAAGGTAAATTTTGTAATTGACACATTAAAAGAGTTATATCCGCAGGTACCTATTCCGCTAGACCACAAAGACCCCTACACCCTGCTTATTGCCGTGCTGCTCTCTGCGCAAAGTACCGACGTGAGAGTGAATCAGATTACACCATTACTATTCGAGGTAGCCGACAATCCATACGACATGGTTAAACTTTCGGTAGATGAAATTAGAGCGATCATTAAGCCTGTTGGTTTATCTCCTATGAAATCTAAAGGTATCCACGGTCTTTCCAGGATCTTGATAGAAAAACACGATGGAAAGGTTCCGCAGAGTTTTGAAGCTTTGGAAGAACTACCGGCAGTTGGTCATAAAACGGCCAGTGTGGTGATGAGTCAGGCATTTAACATTCCGGCATTTCCGGTTGATACGCATATTCATCGCCTCATGTATCGTTGGGGGTTTTCTAACGGAAAGAATGTGGTGCAAACAGAAAAGGATGCCAAACGACTTTTCCCTAAGGACCTCTGGAACGAATTACACCTTCAAATCATCTGGTATGGACGACAATACTCGCCTGCCAGGGGCTGGAATCTAGATAAAGACATTATTACCAAAACTATTGGAAGAAAATCGGTACTTTCAGAATATAAAAAGAAGAAATAA
- the bcp gene encoding thioredoxin-dependent thiol peroxidase yields the protein MKTLKEGDKVPNFTTTDQDGNSVSLSDYKGKKLVVFFYPKANTPTCTVEACNLRDHYKELQDAGYEILGVSADTERRQKNFQNKFNFPYPLLADVDKEVIHAFGVWGPKKFMGRNYDGIHRITFLINENGIVERVIDKVKSKQHAAQILD from the coding sequence ATGAAAACATTAAAAGAAGGGGATAAGGTACCAAATTTCACAACCACCGATCAAGACGGGAATTCAGTGTCTTTAAGTGACTATAAAGGGAAAAAATTAGTGGTTTTCTTTTATCCTAAGGCAAATACGCCCACGTGTACCGTTGAGGCTTGTAATCTACGGGATCATTATAAGGAATTACAGGATGCGGGTTATGAGATCCTGGGAGTGAGTGCCGACACCGAGCGAAGACAAAAGAATTTTCAGAACAAATTCAATTTCCCTTATCCTTTACTGGCCGATGTTGATAAAGAGGTAATCCATGCCTTTGGCGTGTGGGGACCTAAGAAATTTATGGGCAGAAATTACGACGGGATTCACAGGATCACATTCCTGATTAACGAAAACGGAATTGTTGAACGGGTGATCGACAAGGTTAAGAGCAAGCAACACGCTGCTCAGATTCTGGATTAA
- a CDS encoding TonB-dependent receptor, which produces MPEHILGDKEFEDIPSIRSKALRINLNENIYGTFAEIGAGQETVRNFFRAGGASGTIAKTMSAYDKDFSDAIYGVEEDGRYVTESRLKKMLSHEMELIEERIIREKHPNKLFFAYANTVATIDFAKKYKGHGWVGIRYQVDPTEDYNEITLHVRFHENDAILQQITLGILGVNLIYGAYYKYDTPRKLLRYLYDHIDKDKIEIDTINFSGPKFEQVDNRLMSLQLIKNGMTDAVMFGPDGNNILPARILYKKNILALRGSFRPVTKVNIDMYEKSYEMFLKENKVEKDRTEVIFEITLSNLRAEGEIDEEDFMDRAKLLCSLGHNVMISNFQEYYKLVEYFSRYTKMRLGLAMGVNNLVDIFDEKYYRHLSGGILEAFGKLFFKDLKVYLYPMRDPETGEYTNSENLKVHPRMKELYKFFKYNGKVVDITDFNPDILNIFSREVLTQIETGEEGWEELLPPGVSEIIKEKCLFSCRVEQAKQQAKLNN; this is translated from the coding sequence ATGCCCGAACACATTTTAGGAGATAAGGAATTTGAAGACATTCCTTCGATACGAAGTAAGGCACTACGTATAAATCTCAATGAAAACATTTACGGAACCTTTGCCGAAATTGGTGCAGGTCAGGAAACCGTTCGGAATTTTTTTAGAGCTGGTGGGGCTTCAGGGACTATAGCAAAAACCATGTCGGCGTACGACAAGGATTTTAGTGATGCCATTTATGGAGTTGAAGAGGATGGCAGATATGTAACCGAATCCAGGCTTAAAAAGATGCTTTCTCATGAAATGGAGCTTATTGAAGAGCGAATCATTAGAGAAAAGCATCCTAACAAACTTTTCTTCGCTTACGCAAACACAGTTGCTACCATCGATTTTGCTAAAAAATACAAAGGTCATGGTTGGGTAGGAATTCGGTATCAGGTTGATCCCACCGAAGATTACAATGAAATCACCCTGCACGTTCGTTTTCATGAAAACGATGCCATACTCCAACAGATCACATTAGGTATCCTTGGTGTAAATCTTATTTATGGTGCCTACTACAAATACGATACTCCAAGAAAATTATTGCGTTATCTCTACGATCACATCGATAAGGACAAAATTGAGATCGATACCATTAACTTTAGCGGCCCAAAGTTCGAACAGGTAGATAATCGACTTATGAGTTTGCAGCTTATTAAGAATGGCATGACCGACGCTGTAATGTTTGGACCCGATGGTAATAACATTCTTCCTGCAAGAATTCTGTACAAAAAGAATATACTGGCGCTTAGAGGAAGTTTCAGACCGGTAACGAAGGTGAATATCGACATGTACGAAAAGTCGTATGAGATGTTTTTAAAAGAGAATAAAGTTGAAAAGGATCGGACTGAGGTCATATTTGAAATTACCCTTTCAAACCTGCGCGCCGAAGGTGAGATAGATGAAGAAGATTTTATGGACCGAGCGAAGCTCCTGTGTTCTTTGGGGCATAACGTAATGATCTCTAATTTTCAGGAATATTACAAGCTCGTGGAATACTTCTCGCGATATACCAAAATGCGTTTGGGACTTGCCATGGGTGTAAATAACCTGGTAGATATTTTCGACGAAAAATATTATCGTCACTTAAGTGGTGGTATCTTGGAAGCCTTCGGAAAACTCTTCTTCAAAGACCTCAAGGTGTACCTCTACCCTATGCGAGATCCTGAAACCGGAGAGTACACCAATAGCGAAAATCTGAAGGTTCACCCTCGGATGAAGGAATTGTATAAATTCTTCAAGTACAATGGAAAGGTTGTGGATATCACCGACTTTAATCCGGATATTCTCAATATTTTTTCAAGAGAGGTACTTACACAGATCGAAACCGGCGAAGAGGGGTGGGAAGAGTTGCTTCCACCGGGAGTGTCGGAGATCATCAAGGAAAAATGTCTTTTCAGCTGTAGAGTCGAACAGGCCAAACAGCAGGCAAAACTCAATAATTAA
- a CDS encoding MBL fold metallo-hydrolase, with protein sequence MKSPLTVTFLGTGTSQGVPVIGSDHPVCKSDDPKDKRLRVSVLLEWENYNYIIDCGPDFRQQMLRENVQRVDGILLTHEHSDHTAGIDDIRPFYFRQGNIPFYAHPRVFQSLHKRFGYIFEIENKYPGAPTLDEIAIDKETPFSIGGKKVIPVEVFHNRLPVIGFRIDSFAYLTDVKTIEEVELQKIKNVEVLVLNALREKEHESHLNLSEALTLIEKIKPQKAYLTHISHLMGFHEEVERTLPENVFLAYDTLKITI encoded by the coding sequence ATGAAATCACCTCTTACCGTAACATTTTTAGGTACCGGAACATCGCAAGGAGTCCCGGTAATTGGAAGTGATCATCCGGTTTGTAAAAGTGATGATCCTAAAGACAAAAGATTGCGTGTTTCAGTGCTTCTGGAATGGGAAAATTACAATTATATTATCGATTGCGGACCCGATTTCAGGCAACAGATGCTGCGAGAGAATGTGCAAAGGGTCGATGGAATTCTCCTCACTCACGAGCACAGTGATCACACTGCCGGGATCGATGACATTCGTCCGTTCTATTTCCGACAGGGCAATATTCCTTTTTACGCACATCCCAGAGTATTTCAGTCATTGCATAAACGTTTCGGATATATTTTTGAGATTGAAAACAAATATCCCGGAGCCCCAACTTTGGACGAGATCGCAATCGATAAAGAAACGCCTTTCAGTATTGGCGGAAAAAAAGTGATCCCTGTGGAAGTCTTTCACAACCGGCTTCCGGTAATAGGTTTCAGAATTGATAGTTTCGCATACCTCACGGATGTGAAAACCATAGAAGAAGTAGAGCTCCAAAAAATAAAAAATGTCGAAGTACTTGTGTTAAATGCACTTCGGGAAAAAGAACATGAATCTCATTTAAATCTTTCAGAAGCATTAACCCTTATCGAAAAAATCAAGCCACAAAAGGCATATTTAACACATATAAGCCATTTAATGGGTTTCCATGAAGAAGTTGAACGCACATTGCCCGAAAATGTTTTTCTGGCATACGACACCCTTAAAATCACCATCTAA
- a CDS encoding alpha/beta hydrolase, translated as MEKQTLRLEHNYKAPKNSEEPSPAIIMLHGFGSDENDLFSFASELPENYHIISLKAPIPMQPYGNAWYNIYFDNNDGKFSDTEQAIASRELISECIDEIVEKYRVKEGGITLLGFSQGTILSFAVALNYPEKVQNVIGLSGYINEDLLKEGFEKNDFSKLNVYSSHGSVDQVIPVAWARKTEPFLKNLSISCTYSEFPVGHGVAPQNFYEFKQWLLDHA; from the coding sequence ATGGAAAAACAGACCCTAAGATTAGAGCACAATTATAAGGCGCCTAAAAATTCTGAAGAGCCCTCCCCTGCTATTATCATGCTTCACGGTTTCGGAAGTGATGAGAACGACCTATTTTCTTTCGCTTCGGAATTACCCGAAAATTATCATATTATCTCATTGAAAGCTCCAATCCCCATGCAGCCTTATGGCAATGCCTGGTACAATATCTATTTCGATAATAACGATGGAAAATTCAGTGATACCGAACAGGCCATTGCTTCCCGGGAACTAATTTCAGAATGTATTGATGAGATCGTAGAAAAATACAGGGTAAAGGAAGGCGGAATTACTTTGTTAGGATTTAGTCAGGGTACCATCCTGAGTTTCGCCGTAGCCTTGAATTATCCTGAAAAGGTCCAAAATGTAATTGGGTTAAGCGGTTATATAAACGAAGATCTGTTGAAGGAAGGTTTTGAAAAGAATGATTTCAGCAAGCTTAACGTCTATTCGTCACATGGGAGTGTAGATCAGGTGATTCCTGTGGCCTGGGCGCGGAAAACTGAACCCTTCCTAAAAAATTTAAGCATTTCGTGTACTTATTCTGAATTTCCGGTAGGTCACGGAGTGGCACCACAAAACTTTTACGAATTCAAACAATGGCTTCTGGATCACGCCTAG
- a CDS encoding dihydroorotase, translated as MNILLRSAVIVDPKSKHHLKKRDILIENGKITKIGASVSNEKNVREIILPNLHISQGWFDPGVSFGEPGFEERETIHNGLTTAACSGFTHVAVNTNTNPVADSKSNIKFLKSKAENHAVNLYPLGTLSVGGKGIDMAELFDMKNEGAIAFYDYKRSISNANLLKIALQYSQGFSGLVQSFPYERSISVNGIVNEEVNSTKLGLKGIPALAEELQIIRDLYILEYTGGQLHIPTISTKKSVDLIKEAKKNKLQVSCSVSINNLFLTDDKLETFDTNYKLLPPLRTSVDTKALLKGLKEGIIDGVTSDHDPMDVEHKKTEFDHAFFGSIGLESCFGALNKLTGVEMAVEGLTRLKPIFGIEKGEISEGMKADLTLFDPEKKWTFTNEDIRSTSKNSAMLGETLKGKPYGVYSNKKLVLAN; from the coding sequence ATGAATATCTTACTAAGATCTGCCGTCATTGTCGACCCAAAAAGTAAACATCATTTAAAAAAGCGTGATATCCTCATTGAGAATGGAAAGATCACCAAAATTGGGGCCTCTGTTTCAAATGAAAAGAACGTTAGGGAAATTATATTACCAAACCTGCACATTTCTCAAGGTTGGTTCGATCCCGGAGTTTCCTTTGGCGAACCCGGTTTTGAAGAACGGGAAACCATACACAACGGACTTACAACCGCTGCCTGTAGTGGTTTTACACATGTCGCAGTGAACACGAATACCAATCCGGTAGCAGACAGCAAATCGAATATCAAGTTTTTAAAATCCAAAGCCGAAAACCATGCAGTTAACCTGTATCCTTTAGGAACACTTAGTGTTGGCGGCAAAGGAATAGACATGGCAGAACTTTTTGATATGAAAAATGAAGGCGCTATAGCCTTCTACGACTATAAAAGATCTATATCCAATGCCAATCTGCTTAAAATTGCCCTGCAGTACAGTCAGGGGTTTAGCGGACTCGTTCAGTCTTTTCCCTATGAACGCTCGATCTCTGTAAACGGAATCGTAAACGAAGAGGTAAACAGCACCAAACTAGGGCTTAAAGGAATTCCGGCACTTGCTGAAGAACTTCAGATCATTCGGGATCTCTACATCCTAGAATACACGGGCGGACAGCTGCATATCCCTACGATTTCCACCAAAAAGAGTGTAGATCTTATCAAGGAGGCCAAAAAGAACAAACTTCAGGTAAGTTGTAGCGTTTCTATTAACAATTTGTTCCTTACCGACGATAAGCTGGAAACCTTCGATACCAACTATAAATTATTACCGCCACTTCGAACTTCTGTTGATACTAAAGCACTCTTAAAAGGACTTAAGGAAGGTATTATTGACGGAGTGACCAGTGATCACGATCCCATGGATGTGGAGCATAAGAAAACGGAGTTCGATCATGCTTTCTTCGGAAGCATAGGCCTGGAAAGCTGCTTTGGTGCGCTTAACAAACTAACCGGTGTAGAAATGGCTGTAGAAGGGCTAACCCGACTGAAACCGATCTTCGGAATTGAGAAGGGAGAAATTTCTGAAGGAATGAAAGCCGATCTCACCCTTTTCGATCCTGAAAAGAAATGGACCTTCACCAATGAAGATATACGATCTACTTCAAAAAATTCGGCCATGCTGGGGGAGACACTAAAAGGCAAGCCATACGGCGTGTATTCGAACAAAAAACTGGTATTGGCAAATTAA
- a CDS encoding BatA domain-containing protein: MQFKHPEILYALFLLLIPILIHLFQLRRFQKVAFTNVAFLKKVSIQTRKSSQLKKWLTLLMRLLALTCIIIAFAQPFTASDTALNSDKEIVLYLDNSFSMQAKGANGPLKQRAVQEIFEQHPGSEKISWFTNDFSRKNSSMQSFKNELLAVDYTSKQLTAEEVLLKANQLFTKKPDSDKRLIYISDFQQQGAFPKPLDNVTVDVVQLKAATLHNVAIDSVYITSKTPENITLEVLVSALGESPQNTPLSLFNDETLIAKTGADLSENSQSKLSFSITANDAFNGKLELSDAGLPYDNTLYFNLNTPKKIKVLSINQANSGFIQRLFDQPEFEYSQQSFSNLNYNDIPEQNFVILNELQDIPASLTTALASFSSNGGSILLIPSETAKLNDYNTFLTQMRMGSFSEKAEQEKQITQIVFDHPLYDNVFEKQVVNFQYPKVNSYFQLNSNATPVLRFEDSKPFIVQQGNTYVGTAPFNSENSNFQNSPLIVPTLYNMALLSLSLPRLYYAIGAQNTFAVPVSLKQDEILTMKDSTTRFIPLQQTKANKVTITTTDEPAKAGIYSIEKEEDYLQSVSYNYNRDESNLQFADASDWEGVSLYSNIPDLFDAITEINTINSFWKWFAIFALLFLIFEMLILKYYK, encoded by the coding sequence ATGCAGTTTAAACACCCCGAAATTCTTTACGCCCTTTTTTTACTGCTTATCCCGATTTTAATTCATCTTTTTCAGCTTAGGCGTTTTCAAAAAGTAGCGTTTACCAATGTTGCCTTTCTGAAAAAAGTCAGTATCCAGACCAGAAAAAGTTCGCAACTTAAAAAATGGCTCACATTACTGATGCGTTTGCTGGCACTTACCTGTATCATTATTGCTTTCGCACAACCCTTTACGGCTTCAGATACAGCACTTAATTCAGACAAGGAGATCGTTCTTTATCTCGATAATTCTTTCAGTATGCAGGCAAAAGGGGCTAATGGACCTTTGAAGCAGCGTGCAGTTCAGGAAATTTTTGAACAGCATCCTGGCAGTGAGAAGATAAGCTGGTTTACTAACGATTTCAGTAGAAAAAATAGCTCCATGCAATCGTTTAAAAATGAGTTGCTAGCTGTCGATTATACTTCAAAACAACTCACTGCTGAAGAAGTCCTTCTGAAAGCCAATCAGTTGTTTACAAAGAAACCCGATAGCGATAAGCGGCTTATTTATATTTCAGATTTTCAGCAGCAAGGTGCATTTCCGAAACCATTGGATAACGTGACTGTAGATGTGGTTCAATTAAAAGCAGCTACTTTACATAATGTGGCGATCGATTCCGTATATATTACCTCAAAAACTCCAGAAAACATTACCCTTGAAGTTTTGGTTTCGGCTTTAGGTGAAAGCCCTCAAAATACTCCATTATCCCTTTTCAACGACGAAACTCTTATTGCGAAAACTGGAGCCGACCTTTCAGAAAACAGTCAGAGTAAGTTGAGTTTCAGTATAACGGCGAACGATGCTTTCAACGGAAAGCTGGAGCTTTCGGATGCAGGACTTCCCTACGACAACACCCTGTATTTTAATTTAAACACTCCTAAAAAAATTAAGGTGCTCAGTATAAATCAGGCAAATTCAGGTTTTATACAGCGCCTGTTCGATCAGCCAGAATTTGAATACAGTCAGCAGTCCTTCAGCAACTTAAACTACAACGACATCCCCGAACAGAATTTTGTGATCCTAAACGAATTACAAGACATTCCGGCATCCCTAACCACGGCCTTGGCATCCTTTAGTTCCAATGGAGGAAGTATTCTCCTGATTCCTTCAGAAACGGCAAAATTAAATGATTACAATACTTTCTTAACGCAAATGCGGATGGGAAGTTTTTCAGAAAAAGCAGAGCAGGAAAAGCAAATTACTCAAATTGTATTCGATCATCCGCTGTACGACAATGTTTTTGAAAAGCAAGTCGTGAATTTTCAGTATCCAAAAGTAAACTCATACTTTCAATTGAATAGTAATGCCACTCCGGTATTAAGATTTGAAGACAGCAAACCATTTATCGTTCAGCAAGGAAATACATATGTAGGCACGGCACCATTCAACAGTGAGAATTCAAATTTTCAGAATTCTCCCTTAATCGTGCCGACATTGTATAATATGGCCCTGTTAAGCTTGTCTTTACCTCGCTTGTACTACGCCATAGGAGCACAAAATACTTTTGCTGTCCCTGTAAGTCTCAAGCAGGATGAGATCCTAACGATGAAAGATTCTACCACGCGTTTTATTCCGCTGCAACAAACCAAAGCGAATAAAGTGACCATCACTACGACCGATGAACCGGCTAAGGCAGGGATTTATAGCATAGAAAAAGAAGAAGATTATCTACAAAGTGTTAGCTATAACTACAATCGCGATGAAAGTAATTTACAGTTTGCCGATGCTTCAGACTGGGAGGGTGTTTCACTGTATTCCAACATACCCGATCTTTTTGATGCCATTACCGAGATCAATACCATAAACAGCTTTTGGAAATGGTTTGCTATTTTTGCATTATTATTTCTCATATTTGAAATGCTCATTTTAAAATACTATAAATGA
- a CDS encoding sensor histidine kinase, producing MISPNLPHNEVRRLAEVKKYKLLDTPPEEDYDNITTLLATICDTPIALITLLDKDRNYLKSRYGVTISESPRELSFCGHAIYEDTDLFIVEDARKDIRFKDNPLIKEHGTVFYAGAPLINSNGYALGSLCIYDVKPRVLSTIQKNALLLLSKQVIKLFELHRTNDSLHEMQEQMAMRNRNLNSFANVVSHDLKSPLANITMLSRLIRDENKENLNQEALSNFDLIEESSETLKNYINGILKFYKSEELLEEQNEDVSIYEICSEVKEMLILNDKEFSFPKYGMLLNVNKPAVTQIILNLVDNAFKYNDIEKLHVDVSFSEDEDFYTISIEDNGIGIEKSVQEEIFDMFKTTGIKDKDGNFGTGIGLATVQQLVKKLGGRIRVNSDLGKGSCFTFSIKK from the coding sequence ATGATCTCCCCCAATCTCCCCCATAATGAAGTCAGACGTCTGGCTGAAGTAAAAAAGTATAAATTATTAGATACTCCTCCCGAGGAGGACTATGACAATATTACGACCTTATTGGCAACTATTTGTGATACTCCCATCGCTTTGATCACTTTGCTGGATAAAGACAGGAACTATCTTAAATCCAGATATGGAGTTACCATTTCAGAGTCGCCGAGAGAGCTTTCTTTTTGTGGACATGCCATATATGAAGATACAGATCTGTTTATTGTAGAAGACGCCAGAAAGGATATACGTTTTAAGGACAACCCGTTAATAAAAGAGCACGGTACGGTATTTTATGCCGGAGCCCCCTTAATTAACAGTAATGGCTATGCGCTAGGGTCGTTATGCATTTACGATGTCAAACCAAGAGTTCTTTCAACCATTCAAAAAAATGCACTTCTGCTCCTTTCTAAACAGGTTATAAAACTTTTTGAATTACACCGAACCAATGATTCGCTGCACGAAATGCAGGAACAAATGGCTATGCGAAACCGAAACCTGAATTCCTTTGCCAACGTCGTTTCTCATGATCTGAAGTCACCATTGGCAAATATTACCATGCTCTCCAGACTTATTCGGGATGAAAACAAGGAAAATCTTAATCAAGAAGCGCTCAGCAATTTCGACCTGATAGAAGAATCTTCCGAAACGCTTAAAAACTATATTAACGGTATTCTGAAATTTTACAAATCGGAAGAATTACTCGAAGAGCAAAATGAAGACGTTTCGATTTATGAAATCTGTTCGGAAGTAAAAGAAATGCTTATTCTAAACGATAAAGAGTTCAGCTTTCCAAAATACGGGATGCTATTAAATGTAAACAAACCGGCAGTTACGCAAATTATATTGAATCTTGTGGATAATGCGTTTAAATACAATGATATCGAAAAGTTACACGTTGATGTTTCATTTTCGGAAGACGAAGACTTTTACACCATAAGTATTGAAGATAACGGAATAGGAATCGAAAAATCGGTACAGGAGGAAATATTCGATATGTTTAAAACTACGGGGATCAAGGATAAGGACGGTAATTTTGGAACCGGAATTGGCCTGGCAACAGTACAGCAACTTGTGAAAAAACTTGGGGGTCGCATTCGAGTTAATTCCGATCTCGGAAAAGGAAGCTGTTTTACCTTTAGTATAAAGAAGTAG
- a CDS encoding sensor histidine kinase, producing MAAVKEYNLLNTLPEKDFDVITKLTASICKVPISLVTLLDSDTNFLKSHHGIPFNESPRDISFCGHAILDDSDIFIVEDARKDERFHDNPLVLEHQAIFYAGVPLRNEEGYPLGTLCIFDTKPRTLDETQKSALHALAYQVINLFEARKRNNELRKVRQALEAQNLELKNFAGIVSHDMKMPLANMIVTSDILKVKYGKQLDFQGRKYLDYLKQSSFTLSEYITGLLEHYESEKLVSANSERFDIHHLLEEIVDLLNINVDCEINLPENNVELHCSRAALEQILLNLIGNSLKYNDKEKIVIDIDCWKDKDFYYFKLSDNGIGIPKNKQKEIFDLFTIVGNLDRNGKKGNGIGLSTVKKLITGLGGDIKVSSKVNEGTVFEFTIAN from the coding sequence TTGGCAGCTGTAAAAGAATACAATTTACTAAATACCCTCCCCGAAAAAGATTTTGACGTTATTACCAAACTTACAGCTAGCATTTGTAAGGTACCAATTTCACTGGTTACTTTACTGGATTCGGACACAAACTTTTTAAAATCTCATCACGGAATCCCCTTTAATGAATCTCCTAGAGATATTTCATTCTGTGGCCATGCCATTTTGGACGATTCTGATATTTTTATAGTTGAAGATGCCCGAAAGGACGAGCGTTTTCATGACAATCCGCTCGTTTTAGAACATCAGGCAATTTTTTATGCAGGTGTTCCGCTTCGGAATGAAGAGGGTTATCCATTGGGCACCTTATGTATTTTTGATACCAAGCCCCGCACTCTAGATGAAACTCAGAAATCGGCATTGCACGCTCTAGCTTATCAGGTGATCAACCTGTTCGAAGCGCGAAAGCGAAATAATGAACTAAGAAAAGTAAGGCAAGCGCTAGAGGCCCAAAATCTGGAATTAAAGAATTTTGCCGGAATCGTCTCACACGATATGAAAATGCCTCTGGCAAACATGATTGTGACTTCCGATATTTTAAAAGTGAAATATGGGAAGCAGTTGGATTTTCAGGGCCGAAAATATCTCGATTATTTAAAACAATCATCCTTTACCCTTAGTGAGTATATCACAGGCCTTTTGGAGCATTATGAAAGTGAAAAACTGGTGTCAGCAAATTCCGAACGTTTTGATATTCACCATTTGCTCGAAGAAATCGTTGACCTGTTGAATATAAATGTGGATTGTGAAATTAATCTTCCCGAAAACAATGTTGAACTACATTGTAGCCGTGCGGCCTTAGAACAAATTCTTCTAAATCTTATAGGGAATAGTTTAAAGTATAACGATAAGGAAAAAATTGTTATAGATATTGATTGTTGGAAAGACAAAGATTTTTATTATTTCAAACTTTCAGATAATGGAATTGGGATCCCAAAAAACAAACAAAAAGAGATCTTCGATCTGTTTACTATCGTGGGTAATCTGGATCGCAATGGAAAAAAAGGCAACGGCATCGGACTTTCTACCGTAAAGAAGCTTATAACTGGGTTAGGCGGTGATATTAAAGTTTCCTCGAAAGTAAATGAAGGCACAGTTTTTGAATTTACTATTGCGAACTAA